The Salvia miltiorrhiza cultivar Shanhuang (shh) chromosome 1, IMPLAD_Smil_shh, whole genome shotgun sequence genome has a window encoding:
- the LOC131006109 gene encoding glutathione synthetase, chloroplastic — translation MLKQFQVLGVEESVCFSNCSQQKRRRSRAHNSKPCNIPMAQNASSPLPPLKCEAKPQNPVFDPHGLDPNLLQRIAYDALVWSSLRGLLVGDRASQKSGTVPGVGLVHAPISLLPMPFPESHWKQACEVAPIFNELVDRVSLDSKFIQDSLSRTKKVDAFTSRLLDIHAKMLDMNKKEDIRLGLHRSDYMLDGQTNLLLQIELNTISSSFPGLSCLVSDLHRSLLHQFKQHLVLDPERIPKNDSANQFVEALHKAWSEYNNPRAVVMVVVQTQERNMYDQHWLFTLLKERYQVGSIRKTLAEIDAQGELLSDGTLIVDGEVVAVAYFRAGYAPTDYPSESEWSARLLIEQSCAIKCPSIAYHLAGTKKIQQELAKPNQLERFLENKDDIAKVRKCFAGLWSLEDSSIVKDAIERPGLYVMKPQREGGGNNIYGDDVRLALQEMQKKGSEEDAAYILMQRIFPTISPAILMREGISHKEQVLSELGIYGTYLRNKEKVIMNNHSGYLMRTKVSSSNEGGVAAGFAVLDSIYLV, via the exons ATGCTAAAGCAGTTTCAGGTTTTGGGAGTGGAGGAAAGTGTCTGCTTCTCGAATTGCTCCCAACAGAAACGAAGGAGATCTCGAGCTCACAATTCGAAGCCCTGCAATATTCCCATGGCCCAGAATGCTTCTTCACCGCTTCCGCCATTGAAGTGCGAAGCCAAGCCCCAAAACCCCGTGTTTGATCCTCACGGTTTAGACCCTAATCTGCTGCAGAGAATCGCGTATGATGCTCTGGTTTGGAGCTCTCTTCGCGGGCTTCTTGTTGGAGACAGGGCTTCGCAG aaatCGGGAACTGTTCCAGGTGTGGGTCTGGTGCATGCACCTATCTCCTTGCTGCCAATGCCATTTCCTGAAAGTCATTGGAAACAAGCTTGTGAAGTAGCTCCCATATTCAACGAACTTGTTGATCGTGTGAGCTTAGATTCGAAATTCATACAGGATTCGCTCTCCAG AACCAAAAAGGTTGATGCTTTTACATCCAGACTTCTTGATATTCATGCCAAGATGTTGGATATGAACAAGAAAGAG GATATACGCTTAGGACTACATCGCTCGGACTATATGCTGGATGGACAAACTAATTTACTTCTCCAAATAGAGCTCAATACAATTTCTTCTTCGTTTCCCGGGCTGAGCTGCCTTGTTAGTGATCTTCACAG GAGCTTGCTTCATCAATTCAAGCAACACCTCGTTTTGGATCCAGAGAGGATTCCCAAAAACGATTCTGCTAATCAGTTTGTGGAAGCATTACATAAAGCCTGGTCTGAATACAATAACCCCAG GGCTGTGGTTATGGTCGTGGTTCAAACTCAAGAACGGAACATGTACGATCAACATTGGCTTTTTACACTACTGAAGGAAAG ATATCAAGTTGGAAGTATTAGGAAGACCTTAGCTGAGATTGATGCACAAGGGGAGCTTCTGTCAGACGGAACTCTTATTGT GGATGGTGAAGTCGTTGCAGTGGCTTACTTTAGAGCTGGATATGCACCTACTGATTATCCTTCAGAATCG GAATGGAGTGCTAGGCTGTTGATTGAGCAGTCGTGTGCGATCAAATGCCCTTCAATCGCATATCACTTAGCCGGCACCAAGAAAATTCAACAAGAGCTGGCCAAACCCAATCAGCTCGAAAG ATTTCTTGAGAACAAAGATGACATTGCCAAAGTCCGAAAGTGCTTTGCTGGACTGTGGAGTTTGGAAGATTCGAGCATTGTCAAGGATGCAATCGAGAGGCCCGGACTATATGTCATGAAGCCCCAGAGAGAAGGCGGAG GGAACAACATTTATGGCGACGATGTGAGGCTGGCGCTGCAAGAAATGCAGAAGAAAGGCTCGGAAGAAGATGCAGCCTACATACTTATGCAGAGAATTTTCCCAACTATTTCTCCTGCAATCCTAATGCGCGAAGGCATCTCTCACAAAGAGCAAGTTCTTTCAGAACTCGGGATATATGGCACATATTTAAG GAACAAGGAGAAGGTGATCATGAACAACCATTCCGGTTACCTGATGCGTACAAAGGTGTCGTCGTCCAACGAAGGTGGGGTTGCTGCAGGTTTTGCTGTTTTAGATAGCATATATTTGGTTTGA
- the LOC131006110 gene encoding uncharacterized protein LOC131006110 isoform X1, producing MAISHSASDLRVNRVKVLRMVLVLVGLLMICCVERHSKKYSAALALSCSPCSCDCVSDTTLMSLPSEDFNTSFADCGKDDPETRDEMKKDMIALLTEEISLHANVTGDSLQRTNVLITSAKRASSHFQKEANKCIAGVETCEAARERAGAALIEERKLTALWMSRAQDYGWKDDMNNMNEIL from the exons ATGGCTATTTCACACTCAGCCTCGGATTTGAGGGTGAATCGCGTCAAGGTTTTGAGGATGGTGTTGGTATTAGTTGGATTGTTGATGATTTGTTGTGTGGAGAGGCATTCCAAAAAGTATTCAGCTGCATTGGCTCTCTCGTGCTCGCCTTGCTCATGTGATTGCGTTTCCGACACCACTCTCATGTCTTTGCCATCTG AGGACTTCAATACCTCATTTGCAG ACTGTGGGAAAGATGATCCTGAAACAAGGGATGAGATGAAGAAGGATATGATCGCTCTACTAACCGAGGAAATCAGCCTGCACGCAAATGTGACCGGTGACAGCTTGCAACGCACAAACGTGCTGATCACAAGCGCCAAGAGAGCATCTTCACATTTTCAGAAAGAAGCAAACAAGTGCATTGCAGGAGTGGAGACGTGCGAGGCAGCAAGGGAGAGAGCCGGAGCAGCATTAATCGAAGAGCGCAAGCTTACGGCTTTGTGGATGAGCCGAGCGCAAGACTATGGTTGGAAAGATGACATGAACAACATGAAtgaaattttgtaa
- the LOC131006110 gene encoding uncharacterized protein LOC131006110 isoform X2, translating to MAISHSASDLRVNRVKVLRMVLVLVGLLMICCVERHSKKYSAALALSCSPCSCDCVSDTTLMSLPSDCGKDDPETRDEMKKDMIALLTEEISLHANVTGDSLQRTNVLITSAKRASSHFQKEANKCIAGVETCEAARERAGAALIEERKLTALWMSRAQDYGWKDDMNNMNEIL from the exons ATGGCTATTTCACACTCAGCCTCGGATTTGAGGGTGAATCGCGTCAAGGTTTTGAGGATGGTGTTGGTATTAGTTGGATTGTTGATGATTTGTTGTGTGGAGAGGCATTCCAAAAAGTATTCAGCTGCATTGGCTCTCTCGTGCTCGCCTTGCTCATGTGATTGCGTTTCCGACACCACTCTCATGTCTTTGCCATCTG ACTGTGGGAAAGATGATCCTGAAACAAGGGATGAGATGAAGAAGGATATGATCGCTCTACTAACCGAGGAAATCAGCCTGCACGCAAATGTGACCGGTGACAGCTTGCAACGCACAAACGTGCTGATCACAAGCGCCAAGAGAGCATCTTCACATTTTCAGAAAGAAGCAAACAAGTGCATTGCAGGAGTGGAGACGTGCGAGGCAGCAAGGGAGAGAGCCGGAGCAGCATTAATCGAAGAGCGCAAGCTTACGGCTTTGTGGATGAGCCGAGCGCAAGACTATGGTTGGAAAGATGACATGAACAACATGAAtgaaattttgtaa
- the LOC131006111 gene encoding vacuolar protein sorting-associated protein 60.1-like isoform X1, with product MKRVFGAKKDKEPPPSVQDASDRITKRGDNVEEKIKKLDAELARYKEQIKKTRPGPAQEAVKARAMRVLKQKRMYEGQRDMLYNQTFNLDQVSFAAEGIKDAQQTMSALKSANKDLKGMMKTVKIDDIDSLQDEMMDLMDVSSEIQESLGRSYNLPDDIDEDELLGELDALEADMGFESEGGMPSYLQPDKESDLDGELSFPSAPTGHAPMPAGRANMQAEDELGLPAVPGPSLRN from the exons ATGAAGAGAGTGTTCGGAGCGAAGAAAGACAAGGAACCCCCTCCTTCCGTTCAAGATGCTTCTGATCGG ATCACTAAAAGAGGCGACAATGTTGAGGAGAAGATAAAGAAACTCGATGCTGAATTAGCTAGATACAAGGAGCAGATCAAGAAGACCCGGCCGGGTCCCGCGCAAGAAGCTGTTAAAGCTAGAGCAATGAGAGTGCTAAAGCAGAAACGAAT GTATGAAGGGCAACGCGATATGCTGTACAATCAGACATTTAATCTCGATCAAGTCTCGTTTGCTGCAGAGGGAATAAAGGATGCTCAACAGACA ATGTCAGCCTTGAAATCGGCAAACAAGGACCTTAAGGGAATGATGAAGACTGTGAAAATCGATGACATAGAT AGCTTGCAAGATGAGATGATGGACCTCATGGATGTGAGCAGCGAAATCCAAGAGAGCCTTGGGAGAAGCTATAATCTACCTGATGATATTGATGAGGATGAACTCCTGGGCG AGCTTGATGCACTGGAAGCAGACATGGGGTTTGAGAGTGAAGGTGGAATGCCTTCGTATCTTCAACCTGATAAGGAATCTGACCTCGATGGAGAGCTCAGCTTTCCATCAGCACCAACTGGGCATGCTCCCATGCCTGCTGGTCGAGCAAACATGCAG GCTGAAGATGAACTAGGGCTACCGGCTGTTCCTGGACCTTCTCTCCGAAACTAG
- the LOC131006111 gene encoding vacuolar protein sorting-associated protein 60.1-like isoform X2: MKRVFGAKKDKEPPPSVQDASDRITKRGDNVEEKIKKLDAELARYKEQIKKTRPGPAQEAVKARAMRVLKQKRMYEGQRDMLYNQTFNLDQVSFAAEGIKDAQQTSLQDEMMDLMDVSSEIQESLGRSYNLPDDIDEDELLGELDALEADMGFESEGGMPSYLQPDKESDLDGELSFPSAPTGHAPMPAGRANMQAEDELGLPAVPGPSLRN, encoded by the exons ATGAAGAGAGTGTTCGGAGCGAAGAAAGACAAGGAACCCCCTCCTTCCGTTCAAGATGCTTCTGATCGG ATCACTAAAAGAGGCGACAATGTTGAGGAGAAGATAAAGAAACTCGATGCTGAATTAGCTAGATACAAGGAGCAGATCAAGAAGACCCGGCCGGGTCCCGCGCAAGAAGCTGTTAAAGCTAGAGCAATGAGAGTGCTAAAGCAGAAACGAAT GTATGAAGGGCAACGCGATATGCTGTACAATCAGACATTTAATCTCGATCAAGTCTCGTTTGCTGCAGAGGGAATAAAGGATGCTCAACAGACA AGCTTGCAAGATGAGATGATGGACCTCATGGATGTGAGCAGCGAAATCCAAGAGAGCCTTGGGAGAAGCTATAATCTACCTGATGATATTGATGAGGATGAACTCCTGGGCG AGCTTGATGCACTGGAAGCAGACATGGGGTTTGAGAGTGAAGGTGGAATGCCTTCGTATCTTCAACCTGATAAGGAATCTGACCTCGATGGAGAGCTCAGCTTTCCATCAGCACCAACTGGGCATGCTCCCATGCCTGCTGGTCGAGCAAACATGCAG GCTGAAGATGAACTAGGGCTACCGGCTGTTCCTGGACCTTCTCTCCGAAACTAG
- the LOC131006113 gene encoding dnaJ protein homolog: MFGRAPKKSDNTKYYEVLGVSKNASQDDLKKAYRKSAIKNHPDKGGDPEKFKEIAQAYEVLSDPEKREIYDQYGEDALKEGMGGGGGQGHNPFDIFESFFGGGNPFGGGGSSRGRRQRRGEDVIHPLKVSLDDLYNGTSKKLSLSRNVLCPKCKGKGSKSGASMKCAGCQGSGMKVSIRHLGPSMIQQMQHPCNECKGTGETISDKDRCPQCKGEKVTQEKKVLEVVVEKGMQHGQKITFPGEADEAPETVTGDIVFVLQQKEHPKFKRKGDDLFVEHTLTLTEALCGFRFILTHLDGRQLLIKSEPGEVIKPDQSKAINDEGMPMYQRSFMKGKLYIQFNVEFPDMLSPEQSKALEAVLPPRPATKLTEMELDECEETTLHDINMEDEMRRKQQQQAQEAYDEDDDMPGGAQRVQCAQQ; encoded by the exons ATGTTTGGGAGAGCGCCGAAGAAAAGCGATAATACCAAATACTATGAGGTATTGGGTGTGTCGAAGAATGCTTCGCAGGACGATCTGAAGAAGGCGTATCGTAAATCCGCAATTAAAAATCATCCTGATAAAGGCGGAGATCCGGAAAAG TTTAAAGAGATTGCCCAAGCATATGAAGTATTGAGTGATCCAGAGAAGCGTGAGATCTATGATCAGTATGGTGAGGATGCTCTCAAGGAAGGAATGGGTGGTGGAGGTGGCCAAGGCCACAACCCCTTTGACATTTTTGAGTCCTTTTTTGGCGGTGGCAATCCGTTCGGAG GTGGTGGAAGTAGCAGAGGTAGGAGGCAAAGAAGGGGAGAGGATGTTATTCATCCTCTCAAAGTTTCTTTAGATGACTTGTATAATGGAACATCCAAGAAGCTGTCTCTGTCGCGCAATGTACTCTGCCCCAAATGCAAGGG GAAAGGGTCAAAATCTGGAGCTTCAATGAAATGTGCTGGTTGTCAAGGATCTGGGATGAAAGTTTCTATCAGACACCTTGGCCCTTCTATGATTCAACAAATGCAACATCCTTGCAATGAGTGCAAGGGTACTGGTGAAACCATTAGCGACAAGGACCGCTGCCCTCAGTGCAAGGGCGAGAAGGTTACACAGGAAAAGAAGGTTTTGGAAGTTGTAGTTGAGAAGGGTATGCAGCACGGACAGAAAATCACGTTCCCAGGAGAAGCTGATGAAGCG CCTGAAACTGTCACTGGAGATATCGTCTTTGTACTTCAACAAAAGGAGCACCCTAAGTTCAAGAGGAAGGGTGATGATCTTTTTGTCGAACATACATTGACCCTTACTGAAGCACTATGCGGCTTCCGATTTATATTGACTCACTTGGATGGCCGTCAACTCCTCATTAAATCTGAACCTGGGGAAGTTATTAAGCCTG ATCAATCCAAGGCGATCAATGATGAAGGGATGCCCATGTACCAGAGGTCCTTCATGAAAGGAAAATTGTATATTCAGTTCAACGTGGAATTCCCCGATATGTTGAGCCCGGAGCAGAGCAAAGCCCTGGAGGCTGTACTGCCCCCAAGGCCTGCAACTAAGCTGACGGAGATGGAACTAGACGAATGCGAGGAGACTACCCTGCACGACATAAACATGGAAGATGAGATGCGCAGAAAGCAGCAGCAACAAGCCCAAGAGGCGTATGATGAAGACGACGACATGCCCGGAGGCGCCCAGAGAGTGCAGTGCGCTCAGCAGTAA
- the LOC131006114 gene encoding putative RING-H2 finger protein ATL71 has protein sequence MSEREREENSIESIISKFTKIQKKKKKKKKPLLSQMNNATALSDYNDNPIGDTGLGGVGYGVGLSIAVLVVFVVITYFSYKCKRSQTDSLSSSFRRRYSAGDGASVHVVIHRDGLDAAAISAFPLYTYGQLKPHKGGGAAGCAVCLSDFKESEEVRLLPECGHVFHRSCIDPWLMIHPTCPICRNSPLQTAVPTPLPASQPAPVANQ, from the coding sequence atgagtgagagagagagggaggagaaTTCTATTGAATCCATAATATCCAAGtttacaaaaattcaaaaaaagaaaaagaaaaaaaaaaaacctcttCTCTCACAAATGAATAACGCCACCGCTTTATCGGACTACAACGACAACCCCATCGGCGACACCGGGCTCGGCGGCGTCGGCTACGGCGTCGGCCTCTCCATCGCCGTCCTCGTCGTCTTCGTCGTCATCACCTACTTCTCCTACAAGTGCAAGCGATCGCAGACGGACTCCTTGTCCTCCTCCTTCCGCCGCCGCTACTCCGCCGGCGACGGCGCATCCGTCCACGTCGTCATCCACCGCGACGGCCTCGACGCCGCCGCCATCTCCGCCTTCCCGCTCTACACCTACGGCCAACTCAAGCCCCAcaaaggcggcggcgccgccggctGCGCCGTCTGCCTGTCGGACTTCAAGGAGAGCGAGGAGGTGCGGCTGCTGCCGGAGTGCGGGCACGTCTTCCACCGGAGCTGCATTGATCCGTGGCTGATGATTCACCCCACGTGCCCCATCTGCCGGAACTCGCCGCTGCAGACGGCGGTGCCGACGCCGCTGCCGGCGTCACAGCCTGCTCCGGTTGCTAACCAATAA
- the LOC131006115 gene encoding mavicyanin-like, producing the protein MAATMMLIAALLLWSSEALQHRVGDSIWSIPPTINFYKNWSSSYTFHTGDTLYFDFDSGLYNVLQVSRGEFDRCTGDEPYNAAYDGPATIPLPLEGVSYYICNVSNYCALGQKVWIIVEQS; encoded by the exons ATGGCTGCAACGATGATGTTAATTGCAGCACTACTCTTATGGAGTTCAGAGGCTTTGCAGCATAGAGTTGGAGATTCAATCTGGTCAATCCCTCCCACCATTAACTTCTACAAAAACTGGTCTTCTTCCTACACCTTCCACACCGGAGATACTCTCT ATTTCGACTTCGATTCGGGGCTCTACAACGTGCTTCAAGTGTCGAGGGGCGAGTTCGACCGGTGCACCGGAGACGAGCCGTACAACGCCGCCTACGACGGCCCGGCAACGATCCCTTTGCCCCTCGAAGGGGTGTCTTATTACATATGCAATGTGTCTAACTACTGTGCCTTGGGACAGAAGGTTTGGATCATTGTGGAACAGAGTTGA
- the LOC131013049 gene encoding nuclear pore complex protein NUP62-like has translation MATAEEGGATTTAYGGGGGGGAGRKFRKKPFRKTTTPYERPAIAFRGNGGSSWLTKLVVDPASKLISYVARRFFDSVFRKKRMPPPPPAPPQTSVGSTGGATAPVFGAGLSSSGSSSVTTGSFSSAPSSTGGAAAPVFSFGTTCSGSSSVFSSAPSSTGDFSFGTTSSGSSSVFSSAPSSTGVFSFGATSSGSSSVFSSAPSSTGVFSFGTTSSGSSLVFSSAPSSTGVFSFGATSSGSSSIFSSAPSSTGVFGFGTTSSGSSSVFSSAPSSTGTTSSGSSSVFSSAPSSTGVK, from the exons ATGGCGACGGCGGAAGAAGGCGGAGCCACCACCACCGCttacggcggcggcggaggaggaggagctgGGAGAAAGTTTCGCAAGAAGCCCTTCCGCAAAACGACGACGCCTTACGAGCGCCCCGCCATCGCCTTCCGCGGCAATGGAGGCAGCAGCTGGTTGACGAAGTTGGTGGTGGACCCCGCCTCCAAGCTCATTTCGTATGTGGCGCGCCGCTTCTTCGATTCTGTTTTCCGCAAAAAACGCatgccgccgcctcctcctgcTCCTCCCCAGACATCAG TTGGATCGACTGGCGGTGCAACTGCTCCAGTTTTTGGTGCTGGTTTGAGCTCTTCAGGTTCTTCTTCAGTAACCACCGGCTCCTTCAGCAGTGCCCCTTCTTCAACTGGTGGTGCCGCTGCTCCAGTCTTCAGTTTCGGTACGACCTGTTCAGgttcttcttcagtcttcagcagtGCCCCTTCTTCAACTGGTGACTTCAGTTTCGGTACGACCTCTTCAGgttcttcttcagtcttcagcagtGCCCCTTCTTCAACTGGTGTCTTCAGTTTCGGTGCGACCTCTTCAGgttcttcttcagtcttcagcagtGCCCCTTCTTCAACTGGTGTCTTCAGTTTCGGTACGACCTCTTCAGGTTCTTCTTTAGTCTTCAGCAGTGCCCCTTCTTCAACTGGTGTCTTCAGTTTCGGTGCGACCTCTTCAGGTTCTTCTTCAATCTTCAGCAGTGCCCCTTCTTCAACTGGTGTCTTCGGTTTCGGTACGACCTCTTCAGgttcttcttcagtcttcagcagtgccccttcttcaactggtacgacctcttcaggttcttcttcagtcttcagcagtGCCCCTTCTTCAACTGGTGTCAAATAA